From the Halomonas meridiana genome, one window contains:
- a CDS encoding NUDIX hydrolase, with protein sequence MNFCSQCGEKVRFAVPEGDDRPRYLCDGCGTIHYQNPRIVAGTLPVSGSKVLLCKRAISPRKGYWTLPAGYMENAETTQQAATRETWEEAFAEVTLGDLYTLIDLPHINQVYMIFRADLVGGFGAGPESLEVALFEEHEIPWDALAFPTIERTLRHYFADRENAVFPLHISKITPEDRERYVGSA encoded by the coding sequence ATGAACTTTTGTAGTCAGTGTGGTGAGAAAGTCCGGTTTGCCGTTCCCGAGGGAGACGACCGCCCCCGCTACCTGTGCGACGGCTGTGGCACGATCCACTATCAAAATCCCCGCATCGTGGCGGGTACGCTGCCGGTGAGCGGCTCCAAAGTGCTGCTCTGCAAGCGAGCGATCTCCCCTCGAAAAGGGTACTGGACGCTACCGGCAGGGTATATGGAAAACGCTGAGACCACCCAGCAGGCCGCCACGCGGGAAACCTGGGAGGAAGCCTTCGCTGAGGTCACGCTGGGCGACTTGTACACGCTGATCGATCTTCCGCATATCAATCAAGTCTATATGATCTTTCGCGCGGATTTGGTGGGCGGCTTTGGTGCCGGGCCAGAGAGCCTGGAGGTGGCGCTATTCGAGGAACACGAGATTCCTTGGGACGCGCTGGCCTTCCCCACCATCGAGCGCACGCTGCGCCACTACTTTGCCGACCGCGAAAACGCCGTGTTTCCGCTGCATATCAGTAAAATCACGCCCGAAGATCGCGAGCGCTATGTGGGTAGCGCCTAG
- a CDS encoding YqfO family protein has product MYKLAFFVPIENADSVKRAVFDAGAGRIGNYEHVCFQTRGTGQFRPMAGAEPHIGQVGTLETVEEFKVELVCADEHIQAAIAALKLAHPYEEVAYDVWQLADL; this is encoded by the coding sequence ATGTATAAACTTGCGTTTTTCGTTCCCATTGAGAATGCCGACAGCGTCAAACGCGCCGTCTTCGACGCGGGTGCCGGTCGAATCGGCAACTACGAGCATGTTTGCTTTCAGACCCGAGGCACCGGTCAGTTCCGTCCGATGGCAGGCGCCGAGCCGCATATCGGACAGGTCGGCACGCTAGAAACCGTCGAGGAGTTCAAGGTCGAGCTGGTCTGCGCCGACGAGCATATTCAGGCCGCTATTGCGGCGCTCAAACTGGCGCATCCCTATGAAGAAGTCGCCTACGACGTGTGGCAGCTCGCCGACCTTTAA
- a CDS encoding sugar-binding transcriptional regulator, whose protein sequence is MDKFEVKLDQAARAAWMSYVGGMTQDEIATQLGVSRPGVQRLLALARQEGLVKVHIDHPISTCMALGSALRERFQLAYCDVVPADTQAPESGAYYLAVAGAERIARLVERSEPLTLSLGTGRSVRAAVEALSRVERPQHRFVSLVGNVARDGSANRYDAVMVLADKTGGERFLLPAPVVAESLAEKEAMLSQRLFKAIADVARESEAAFIGIGRIDRQATLFQDHFISESELDELLGREAVGELLGWPLNRRGEVIDCSITRRVTSLPLERFGKHLMVGIAGGRDKAPAILAALRGGWLKGLITDEIAARHILEAME, encoded by the coding sequence ATGGATAAGTTTGAAGTAAAGCTCGACCAAGCAGCCAGGGCCGCCTGGATGTCCTATGTGGGCGGCATGACCCAGGATGAGATTGCCACTCAGCTTGGCGTCTCACGCCCTGGCGTCCAACGCTTACTGGCCCTGGCGCGCCAAGAGGGGTTGGTAAAAGTGCATATCGATCACCCCATCTCAACCTGTATGGCGCTGGGCAGCGCGCTGCGGGAGCGCTTTCAGCTGGCCTACTGCGACGTGGTGCCTGCGGACACCCAGGCCCCCGAAAGCGGCGCGTACTATCTGGCCGTGGCGGGGGCCGAGCGCATTGCGCGGCTGGTGGAGCGCAGCGAGCCGCTGACGCTCTCGCTGGGGACCGGGCGTTCAGTACGTGCGGCAGTGGAAGCGCTAAGCCGCGTGGAGCGGCCGCAGCATCGGTTTGTCTCGCTGGTGGGCAACGTGGCACGGGATGGCTCCGCCAACCGCTACGACGCCGTGATGGTGCTGGCGGATAAGACCGGCGGCGAGCGCTTTTTATTGCCTGCACCCGTAGTGGCGGAGTCGCTGGCGGAAAAAGAGGCCATGCTGTCCCAGCGCTTGTTCAAAGCGATCGCCGATGTAGCGCGAGAGTCAGAGGCGGCGTTTATCGGCATTGGCCGTATTGACCGCCAGGCCACGCTTTTTCAAGACCACTTCATTAGCGAAAGCGAGCTAGATGAGCTGCTGGGCCGCGAAGCGGTGGGAGAGCTACTGGGTTGGCCGCTGAACCGGCGTGGAGAGGTGATCGATTGCTCGATTACCCGGCGTGTGACCAGCCTGCCGCTGGAGCGTTTTGGAAAGCACCTCATGGTGGGGATTGCCGGTGGCAGGGATAAAGCGCCTGCCATTTTAGCCGCACTGCGCGGTGGCTGGCTGAAGGGCTTGATCACCGATGAGATCGCTGCGCGGCATATCCTCGAGGCGATGGAGTGA
- a CDS encoding carbohydrate ABC transporter permease, which translates to MNRTRASGRTVGGLRTLSLQAPAVTLLLLWMIVPLGMTIWFSFQRYNLLMPEMTGFAGLENYEYLLTDPALWSAMGTTLLLVGWVLVITVVGGTLLAILFQQDFAGRGIARVLAISPFFVMPTVSALVWKNMMMHPSNGVLAWLAQSLGLSALDWFSSLPLTSIIIIVSWQWLPFALLILLTAMQSLDEDQVEAARMDGAGPLAIFFFITLPHLKRAISVVIMIEMIFLLTIFAEIFVTTSGGPGLATTNLAYLIYIQALLDFDVGMASAGGVIAIILANIVAIFLVRMVAKNLED; encoded by the coding sequence ATGAATAGAACACGTGCTTCTGGCCGTACGGTCGGCGGGCTGAGAACGCTTTCGCTTCAAGCGCCCGCCGTAACGCTGCTCCTGCTCTGGATGATTGTGCCCCTAGGCATGACCATCTGGTTCTCTTTCCAGCGTTACAACTTACTGATGCCCGAGATGACCGGCTTCGCCGGGTTGGAAAACTATGAGTACCTGCTGACCGACCCCGCGCTATGGTCGGCCATGGGCACCACGCTGCTGCTAGTGGGTTGGGTGCTGGTGATTACCGTGGTGGGCGGTACGCTCTTAGCGATTCTGTTTCAACAGGATTTTGCTGGGCGGGGCATAGCCCGCGTATTGGCGATCTCTCCCTTCTTTGTCATGCCAACGGTGAGCGCGCTGGTATGGAAAAACATGATGATGCACCCCTCTAACGGGGTGTTGGCGTGGTTAGCACAGTCGCTGGGACTTTCTGCGCTGGACTGGTTCTCATCGCTACCGCTGACCTCCATCATCATCATCGTCTCGTGGCAGTGGCTGCCGTTTGCGCTACTGATCCTGCTGACGGCGATGCAATCGCTGGATGAAGACCAAGTGGAAGCCGCGCGGATGGATGGCGCGGGGCCGCTGGCGATTTTCTTCTTTATCACGTTACCGCACCTAAAGCGGGCGATTAGCGTGGTGATCATGATTGAAATGATCTTCCTACTGACGATTTTTGCCGAGATCTTTGTCACTACCTCCGGTGGGCCTGGGCTCGCCACCACCAACTTGGCTTATTTGATCTACATCCAAGCGCTGCTGGATTTCGATGTGGGCATGGCTTCGGCGGGTGGGGTGATCGCCATCATTCTGGCCAATATCGTCGCGATTTTCCTTGTCCGTATGGTCGCTAAGAACTTAGAAGACTGA
- a CDS encoding carbohydrate ABC transporter permease, with the protein MTTHRNSAPAHTRSLPIRQLVLTLLGWSIALIIFFPILWMVLTGFKTETAAIADPSFIFSPTLESYQEVQARSGYARFALNSIAVAFGSTFLALLIAIPSAYAMAFLPTKRTKGTLLWMLSTKMLPPVGVLVPIYLIFRDVGLLDTRTGLIIIYTLMNLPIVVWMLYTFFKDMPKDILEAGRMDGASTLQEVFFLLLPLTLPGIASTGLLSVILSWNEAFWSLNLTSSKAAPLTAYIASFSSPEGLFWAKLSAASTMAIAPILILGWMTQKQMVRGLTFGAVK; encoded by the coding sequence ATGACAACTCATCGTAATAGCGCACCAGCACATACTCGCTCGTTGCCCATCCGGCAACTGGTCTTGACCCTGTTGGGCTGGTCGATCGCGCTGATTATCTTTTTTCCTATCCTGTGGATGGTGCTGACCGGTTTTAAAACCGAGACGGCGGCGATAGCCGACCCCAGCTTTATCTTTTCGCCCACGCTGGAAAGCTATCAGGAGGTGCAGGCACGCTCGGGCTATGCCCGTTTCGCGCTGAACAGCATCGCGGTGGCGTTTGGCTCTACGTTTTTAGCGCTGCTCATCGCTATTCCTTCGGCCTATGCCATGGCTTTTTTGCCCACTAAGCGCACCAAGGGCACGCTGCTGTGGATGCTCTCCACCAAAATGCTGCCGCCGGTGGGTGTTCTGGTGCCTATCTACCTGATTTTCCGCGATGTCGGGCTGCTGGACACCCGCACCGGGCTGATCATTATTTATACCTTGATGAACCTGCCCATCGTGGTGTGGATGCTCTACACCTTCTTTAAAGATATGCCCAAAGACATTCTCGAAGCGGGCCGGATGGACGGTGCCTCCACTCTGCAGGAAGTGTTCTTCCTGCTACTGCCGCTGACCCTGCCAGGGATTGCGTCGACTGGGCTGCTCTCGGTGATTTTGAGCTGGAACGAAGCGTTCTGGAGTCTCAACCTCACCTCGTCGAAAGCCGCGCCGTTGACCGCCTACATTGCCTCGTTCTCAAGCCCCGAAGGGCTGTTCTGGGCCAAGCTGTCGGCGGCTTCTACCATGGCCATCGCCCCCATCCTAATCCTCGGCTGGATGACCCAAAAACAAATGGTGCGCGGCCTGACCTTTGGCGCCGTCAAGTAA
- a CDS encoding ABC transporter ATP-binding protein, with translation MATLQLKNITKQFGDTKVIKGIDLDVNDREFVVFVGPSGCGKSTLMRMIAGLESASDGDILIDGKRMNEVGPADRGLAMVFQSYALYPHMTVEGNMGFSMRLAGVPKEERRAKVLEAAKILQLEPLLDRKPKALSGGQRQRVAIGRAIVRNPSIFLFDEPLSNLDAALRVQMRIELARLHEELDATMIYVTHDQIEAMTMADKIVVLHDGVVEQVGSPMALYHHPRNRFVAGFIGSPKMNFFSVEQQSIGDDGVTVRLPGGRPCTIPVAGEQLASDEALELGIRPEHLQLEENGPLSGQIKVLERLGGQTSLYVQMGELLITIMADGDVAYRVNDTVQFGFAAERAHLFDAQGLALESLSQHPLASLTRQDNRAATEPAAPGAQV, from the coding sequence ATGGCAACCTTACAACTCAAGAATATTACTAAGCAGTTTGGCGACACCAAGGTCATCAAGGGCATTGATCTCGACGTTAACGATCGTGAGTTCGTGGTGTTCGTTGGCCCCTCGGGCTGCGGTAAATCCACGCTGATGCGCATGATCGCAGGCCTGGAAAGCGCCAGCGACGGCGATATTCTCATAGATGGCAAGCGCATGAACGAGGTGGGGCCCGCCGACCGCGGTTTGGCGATGGTGTTTCAAAGCTACGCGCTGTACCCGCACATGACCGTTGAGGGCAACATGGGCTTCAGCATGCGCTTGGCCGGGGTGCCCAAAGAGGAGCGCCGCGCCAAGGTGCTGGAAGCTGCCAAGATCCTTCAGCTTGAGCCGCTGCTGGATCGCAAGCCCAAAGCGCTGTCCGGCGGGCAGCGCCAGCGGGTGGCGATTGGCCGAGCGATTGTGCGCAACCCCAGCATCTTCCTGTTCGACGAGCCGCTCTCCAACCTAGATGCGGCGTTGCGGGTGCAGATGCGTATCGAGCTGGCGCGGCTGCATGAAGAGCTGGATGCCACGATGATTTACGTGACCCACGACCAAATAGAAGCCATGACCATGGCCGATAAAATCGTCGTACTACACGATGGCGTGGTGGAGCAGGTGGGTTCGCCCATGGCGCTCTACCACCACCCGCGTAACCGCTTCGTGGCAGGCTTTATCGGCTCGCCCAAGATGAATTTCTTCAGCGTCGAGCAGCAGTCCATTGGTGATGATGGCGTCACCGTGCGCCTGCCCGGCGGGCGGCCCTGCACTATCCCTGTGGCGGGCGAACAGCTCGCCAGCGATGAAGCGCTGGAGCTGGGCATTCGTCCTGAGCATCTGCAGCTGGAGGAAAACGGCCCGCTGAGTGGGCAGATTAAAGTGTTGGAGCGCTTAGGCGGGCAGACCTCGCTGTACGTGCAGATGGGCGAGCTACTGATCACTATTATGGCCGATGGCGACGTGGCCTACCGGGTGAACGATACCGTGCAGTTTGGCTTTGCCGCCGAGCGTGCTCATCTGTTCGACGCCCAAGGCTTGGCGCTAGAGAGCCTGTCACAGCACCCGCTGGCCAGCCTGACCCGCCAGGATAACCGTGCGGCTACCGAGCCTGCTGCGCCAGGGGCGCAGGTATGA
- a CDS encoding HAD family phosphatase, translating into MKALIFDCDGVLVDSEALAEETLETHLGQWLPDLDIPTLLSQALGMTTADILKHLAQLSRHQLPPDASERVDSAIEARLARELTAIAGVHDAVSSLDLPKAVVSNSRRCRVLASLATTQLEEALGDVPIFTAEQVDNPKPDPAIYRLAAHELGCPPSRCLVVEDSVAGVTAAHAAGMRVIGFVGASHIDDEQPNRLLAAGAWRILPHMRGLRALVDEWQLHLQGQDNNETAQ; encoded by the coding sequence ATGAAAGCGCTGATTTTTGATTGTGACGGCGTCCTGGTGGATAGCGAAGCCCTGGCTGAAGAGACCCTGGAAACTCACCTTGGGCAGTGGCTGCCGGATCTGGATATTCCCACACTGCTCAGCCAAGCCCTGGGCATGACGACCGCCGACATCCTTAAGCACTTGGCGCAGTTAAGCCGCCATCAGCTGCCGCCTGATGCCTCCGAGCGGGTCGATAGCGCCATAGAAGCGCGTCTGGCACGAGAACTCACCGCGATTGCAGGGGTTCACGACGCCGTTAGTAGTCTCGATTTACCTAAGGCCGTGGTCTCCAACAGCCGCCGCTGCCGCGTATTGGCATCGCTTGCAACAACGCAGTTGGAAGAGGCGTTGGGCGATGTGCCGATTTTCACGGCCGAGCAGGTCGATAACCCTAAGCCGGACCCAGCAATTTACCGCTTGGCGGCGCATGAGCTTGGCTGCCCGCCCAGCCGCTGCCTAGTGGTTGAGGATAGCGTGGCAGGCGTTACCGCTGCCCATGCCGCCGGCATGCGGGTGATTGGTTTTGTGGGCGCCAGCCATATCGACGACGAGCAGCCTAACCGCCTGCTCGCGGCGGGTGCTTGGCGAATTTTGCCCCATATGCGCGGGCTTCGCGCCTTAGTGGACGAGTGGCAATTACATCTGCAAGGACAAGATAACAATGAAACTGCTCAATAA
- a CDS encoding L-iditol 2-dehydrogenase, with the protein MKLLNKRAVITGGARGIGLAIAQRYLAEGASVVVADIDAKAIEDALTTLQQDASAERIMGVVLNVCDQGSIDAMVESVTERFGGIDILVNNAAVFDMAPVLEVTQASFDKQFAVNTKGMFFTLQAVARAMVAQGQGGKIINMASQAGRRGEPLVSVYCASKAAVISLTQSCGLDLIKHRINVNGIAPGVVDTPMWEEVDALFARYENRPLGEKKRLVGEAVPYGRMGLPEDHTGAAVFLASQDSDYVVAQTLNVDGGNWMS; encoded by the coding sequence ATGAAACTGCTCAATAAACGTGCCGTGATTACTGGCGGTGCCCGTGGCATCGGACTCGCCATTGCCCAGCGCTATTTGGCCGAAGGGGCCAGTGTCGTGGTGGCCGATATCGATGCCAAGGCCATCGAAGACGCACTCACCACGCTGCAGCAGGATGCCAGCGCCGAGCGGATCATGGGTGTGGTGCTGAACGTGTGCGACCAAGGCTCTATCGATGCCATGGTGGAGAGCGTCACCGAGCGCTTTGGTGGCATTGATATTTTGGTCAATAACGCGGCAGTGTTCGATATGGCGCCGGTGCTGGAAGTGACCCAGGCCAGCTTCGACAAACAGTTTGCGGTGAACACCAAAGGCATGTTTTTCACCCTGCAGGCCGTGGCCCGCGCCATGGTGGCCCAAGGTCAGGGAGGCAAAATTATCAATATGGCCTCCCAGGCGGGTCGGCGTGGCGAACCGCTAGTGAGTGTTTACTGCGCCAGTAAAGCCGCCGTGATTAGCCTGACCCAGTCCTGCGGGCTCGATTTGATCAAACACCGCATTAACGTCAACGGCATTGCCCCCGGCGTGGTGGATACCCCGATGTGGGAAGAAGTCGATGCGTTGTTTGCTCGCTACGAGAACCGCCCATTGGGCGAGAAAAAGCGCCTAGTGGGCGAGGCGGTGCCCTATGGCCGTATGGGGCTGCCGGAAGATCACACCGGCGCCGCCGTGTTTCTTGCCAGCCAGGATAGCGATTACGTCGTCGCCCAGACGCTCAACGTCGATGGCGGCAACTGGATGAGCTAA
- a CDS encoding nucleoside/nucleotide kinase family protein: MSPDLVSLSHQLLDAAEGKPRFMVALAGPPGAGKSYRSALLCEAINQLRPGHAAVVPMDGYHFDNAVLGDEQLPVKGAPHTFDVEGLHHDLMRIRRADKPVAVPVFDRPLDLARAGGRLITPAHRIVIVEGNYLLLNQDPWRSLHALFDWTLMIDVDDAVLVERLVNRWLCMGQDHSGALERTHQKDMLSAALVKTRSVPPDQRWR; encoded by the coding sequence ATGAGCCCTGATCTTGTTTCGTTAAGCCACCAACTGCTGGATGCCGCCGAAGGCAAGCCGCGCTTTATGGTTGCCCTGGCGGGGCCGCCGGGGGCCGGAAAATCCTACCGCAGCGCGCTGCTCTGCGAGGCGATTAATCAACTGCGCCCAGGGCACGCGGCGGTGGTGCCGATGGATGGCTACCACTTCGATAACGCCGTACTAGGCGATGAGCAGTTGCCTGTGAAAGGTGCGCCCCACACCTTCGACGTGGAGGGCTTGCATCACGATTTAATGCGCATCCGTCGGGCGGATAAGCCGGTGGCCGTGCCGGTCTTTGATCGGCCGCTGGACCTTGCCCGTGCCGGTGGGCGGTTAATTACCCCCGCGCATCGCATTGTGATTGTGGAAGGCAATTATCTGCTATTGAACCAAGATCCGTGGCGGTCACTGCACGCGCTGTTCGACTGGACGCTAATGATCGACGTCGACGACGCAGTTCTCGTAGAGCGGTTGGTGAACCGCTGGCTCTGTATGGGCCAAGACCACAGCGGCGCGCTTGAGCGCACCCACCAAAAAGACATGCTGAGCGCCGCGCTGGTAAAAACCCGCAGCGTGCCACCTGACCAGCGCTGGCGCTAG
- a CDS encoding mannitol dehydrogenase family protein, translated as MTQLNNHNVGSLSAAVETPTYDRQAVTPGIVHIGVGGFHRAHQAMYVDALMNQGEALDWGIVGVGVMPGDKRMQQALAAQDYLYTLVVKHPDGEYQPRVIGSMVNYLFAPEDPEAVIETMADPAIKIVSLTVTEGGYNFHPVSGEFNMDAPQVRDDLAHPERPSTSFGLVVEALVRRRARGIAPFTVMSCDNIQGNGDVAKRMFSAYARARSAELGDWLAAEVAFPNAMVDRITPVTAPTDIEELSQRFGVEDAWPVVCEPFTQWVLEDHFPLGRPAFEKVGVQVVEDVEPYELMKLRLLNASHQALTYFGYLAGYRYAHEVCQDPLFVEFLLGYMREEGTPTLAPVPGVDLETYRLTLIERFANPQIRDTLARLCAESSDRIPKWLVPVIRRQLAQGGEIERSAAVVASWARYAEGVDEQGQSIEIVDRLREPLMAIAANNRTHPAAFVENRELFGDLADHPRFLNAYLEALKSLHERGARATLEALVASKGTL; from the coding sequence ATGACCCAGCTTAATAACCACAATGTGGGTTCCCTCAGCGCGGCGGTTGAGACGCCGACCTATGATCGTCAGGCCGTGACGCCTGGCATCGTCCATATTGGCGTCGGTGGTTTTCATCGTGCCCATCAGGCGATGTACGTAGATGCGCTGATGAACCAAGGCGAAGCGCTGGATTGGGGCATTGTGGGCGTGGGGGTCATGCCCGGCGACAAACGCATGCAGCAGGCCCTCGCCGCACAAGACTACCTTTACACCCTCGTGGTCAAGCACCCTGACGGTGAATATCAGCCTCGGGTGATTGGCAGCATGGTGAACTACCTGTTTGCCCCGGAAGACCCCGAGGCGGTCATCGAAACCATGGCCGACCCTGCCATCAAAATTGTCTCGCTCACCGTTACGGAGGGCGGCTACAACTTTCATCCGGTGTCCGGAGAATTCAACATGGACGCCCCCCAGGTGCGCGACGATCTCGCCCATCCTGAGCGCCCCTCCACCAGCTTTGGCTTGGTGGTGGAAGCCCTGGTACGCCGCCGGGCACGGGGTATTGCACCGTTTACGGTGATGTCCTGCGATAACATTCAAGGCAACGGCGATGTCGCCAAGCGCATGTTCAGCGCCTACGCCCGCGCCCGCAGTGCGGAGCTGGGCGACTGGCTAGCCGCTGAGGTAGCGTTCCCCAACGCCATGGTGGACCGCATCACGCCAGTGACCGCGCCCACGGATATCGAAGAGCTCTCCCAGCGCTTTGGCGTTGAAGATGCCTGGCCCGTGGTGTGCGAGCCCTTTACCCAGTGGGTGTTGGAAGATCACTTCCCCTTGGGCCGCCCGGCGTTCGAGAAGGTCGGTGTGCAGGTTGTCGAGGATGTCGAGCCGTACGAACTCATGAAGCTGCGCCTGCTCAATGCCAGCCATCAGGCGCTGACCTACTTTGGCTATTTGGCGGGCTACCGCTACGCCCATGAGGTGTGCCAAGACCCGCTGTTTGTCGAGTTCTTGCTCGGCTACATGCGCGAAGAGGGCACACCGACGCTGGCCCCCGTGCCGGGGGTGGATCTAGAAACCTACCGGCTGACGCTGATTGAGCGCTTTGCGAACCCGCAAATCAGAGACACCTTGGCGAGGCTGTGCGCCGAAAGCTCGGATCGCATTCCTAAATGGTTAGTGCCGGTGATTCGCCGGCAGCTTGCCCAGGGCGGGGAGATTGAGCGCAGCGCCGCCGTGGTGGCCAGCTGGGCACGCTACGCCGAAGGCGTCGATGAGCAGGGTCAGTCCATTGAGATCGTGGACCGTTTGCGCGAGCCGTTAATGGCCATTGCCGCCAATAACCGCACCCATCCAGCGGCCTTCGTGGAAAACCGCGAGCTGTTTGGCGACTTGGCGGACCATCCTCGCTTCCTTAACGCCTACCTGGAAGCGCTGAAGTCGCTGCATGAACGAGGCGCACGGGCTACTCTTGAGGCTCTGGTCGCGTCCAAAGGAACGTTGTGA
- the xylB gene encoding xylulokinase, producing the protein MYIGVDCGTQSTKVVVVDVERGVILGEGSRPHRLDEGEHGRREQAPAEWLAALKGAFFQAIERAGIDAKQVRGIGVSGQQHGMVALDADGVPVYPAKLWCDTETSAQNSALVETLGGKAGCLEKLGLVLQTGYTASKVAWLREHQPDAYQRIATLLLPHDYLNFWLTGERVTEAGDASGTGYFDTRVQCWQKEVFAAIAPELDPDRVLPRIIDAHEPAGRVRPLVAQELGLSDNVLVSSGGGDNMMGAIGTGNITQGLVTLSLGTSGTVCAYSPNSVVCDSAMVANFCASHGGWLPLICTMNVTSATTRVRELFGLDLATFGEQVASAPIGAEGVTVLPFFNGERVPMLPDATGDFLGLTSLNMTQANLCRGVMEGATFGLRYGLELLGELAAGTSQIRLIGGGAKSPVWRQMVADITNTQVICPEITDAAALGAAIQAAWCDLQSEGVSLASLCERLVHLDAASLAEPDAERVAAYEGAYQRYLAALGQRHTL; encoded by the coding sequence ATGTATATCGGGGTGGATTGCGGTACCCAAAGTACCAAAGTCGTGGTGGTTGATGTGGAGCGGGGCGTCATTCTGGGTGAGGGCAGCCGCCCGCATCGCCTGGATGAAGGGGAGCATGGCCGCCGGGAGCAGGCGCCGGCGGAGTGGCTGGCGGCGCTCAAAGGCGCGTTCTTTCAAGCGATTGAGCGCGCCGGGATCGATGCCAAGCAGGTGCGCGGTATTGGTGTGTCTGGCCAGCAGCACGGTATGGTGGCACTCGATGCCGATGGCGTGCCGGTGTATCCCGCCAAGCTGTGGTGCGATACCGAAACCAGCGCTCAAAATAGCGCGTTGGTGGAAACGCTGGGGGGCAAGGCGGGCTGCCTGGAGAAGCTGGGCCTGGTGCTGCAAACGGGCTATACCGCCTCAAAAGTGGCCTGGCTACGCGAGCATCAACCGGATGCCTACCAGCGTATTGCTACGCTCTTGCTGCCCCATGACTACCTGAACTTCTGGCTGACCGGCGAACGGGTTACTGAGGCAGGCGACGCCTCGGGCACCGGTTACTTCGATACCCGCGTCCAGTGCTGGCAAAAAGAGGTGTTTGCCGCCATTGCGCCGGAGCTCGACCCTGACCGTGTACTGCCTCGGATCATTGACGCCCATGAACCCGCTGGCCGCGTGCGCCCGCTAGTGGCTCAGGAGCTAGGGCTGAGCGATAACGTGTTGGTCTCCTCCGGCGGTGGCGACAACATGATGGGGGCGATTGGCACCGGCAATATTACCCAGGGGCTGGTCACGCTCAGTTTAGGCACTTCCGGCACGGTGTGTGCTTACTCACCTAATTCGGTGGTGTGTGACAGCGCCATGGTGGCGAATTTTTGCGCCAGCCACGGGGGATGGCTGCCGCTGATCTGCACCATGAACGTGACCTCGGCAACGACTCGCGTGCGTGAGCTGTTTGGGTTGGACTTGGCTACCTTTGGCGAACAGGTCGCCAGCGCCCCGATTGGTGCCGAGGGCGTCACCGTGCTGCCGTTCTTCAACGGCGAACGAGTGCCCATGCTGCCCGATGCCACCGGCGATTTTCTCGGGTTGACCAGCCTGAATATGACCCAGGCCAACCTTTGCCGAGGCGTAATGGAAGGCGCGACCTTTGGCCTACGCTACGGGCTGGAGCTGCTGGGCGAGCTAGCCGCGGGCACCAGCCAGATTCGATTGATTGGCGGCGGGGCGAAAAGCCCGGTGTGGCGGCAAATGGTCGCTGACATTACCAACACCCAGGTGATTTGCCCCGAGATTACCGATGCCGCCGCGCTAGGGGCAGCCATTCAAGCGGCCTGGTGCGATTTACAGTCCGAAGGCGTTAGCCTGGCATCGCTCTGTGAGCGCCTGGTGCATCTGGATGCGGCCTCGCTGGCGGAGCCTGATGCCGAGCGTGTGGCCGCCTATGAAGGAGCCTATCAGCGCTATTTGGCCGCGCTAGGGCAGCGCCATACGCTGTAA